In Epinephelus fuscoguttatus linkage group LG15, E.fuscoguttatus.final_Chr_v1, a genomic segment contains:
- the LOC125902252 gene encoding zinc finger protein ZFMSA12A-like — protein MEGPLPLSSLRLLVPPLRMMSAVMWKVVRLRNIVHYGKVEEFVSLITEAIPDILTDRQMRLLTLGLRAKMTLQMLSSEQSEDLRGVKSCLNSLLPSSSKQAHAGNEALEANFVRLVQRLLEDPKGREHFLKNVFPVEYGSDFDTALETLVCEFFTRLEELLLIPDFKQTAVWISDTPSVLEEYMQCVSKTDDLKVLLRSKAHSDKMAKMDTSMLSPSEQRLFSSLSLPPLPQETNAKDADSNTQTFQNQRESEGISPQDAGDMGIQDARWLSEEETNIQNGSNAEQTTVEKCIDNISDVNFGEENNDGVSDTCRAPPASAESPVMSSSMMGPPRQRVAHKCTQCGKCFIYRYELLEHQRLHTGENPYKCSQCGKAFRRTSDLSTHRRTQCTKAAYICIKCGNSFESIQDKFRHQCVHSVQKFDCSQCGKSFTKMHLLSKHELTHTKNRVFTCRQCGEVYPTMSELRTHQKIHPPELSNQCMQCGKVFSSVACLTAHELRHRQQRTQICVRCGKAFKNKHDLNLHMRSHTGERPFQCTYCGKRFSVSGNLNIHIRTHTGEKPYLCSDCGKAFVSAGELQIHRRTHTGEKPYKCTVCGRGFTMASKVTLHMRVHTGERPYICSECGKGFSRGSELKKHNMNHTGVRPYACQLCAKTYTCLNHLKRHLKTHSVVQNKTV, from the exons ATGG AGGGTCCGCTGCCTCTGTCCTCACTGAGGCTCCTGGTTCCACCTCTGCGGATGATGTCGGCTGTGATGTGGAAGGTGGTTCGTCTGAGGAACATTGTGCATTATGGGAAAGTGGAGGAGTTTGTGTCTTTGATAACTGAAGCCATCCCTGACAtcttgacagacagacagatgagacTGCTCACTCTGGGCTTAAGAGCAAAG ATGACGTTACAGATGTTAAGCTCTGAACAGTCAGAGGATCTCAGAGGTGTAAAATCGTGCTTGAACAGCCTCCTGCCATCCAGCTCCAAACAG GCTcatgcaggaaatgaagctCTTGAGGCCAACTTTGTCAGACTTGTTCAAAGACTTCTGGAGGACCCGAAAGGGAGAGAGCACTTCCTGAAG AATGTGTTTCCTGTGGAGTATGGGTCTGACTTTGATACAGCTCTGGAGACACTGGTTTGTGAGTTCTTCACCAGACTAGAAGAGTTGCTGCTTATACCAGACTTTAAGCAG aCTGCAGTGTGGATCAGCGATACACCCTCTGTGCTGGAAGAGTACATGCAGTGTGTATCCAAAACAGACGACCTCAAAGTGCTGCTCAGAAGCAAAGCCCACAGTGATAAAATGGCCAAGATGGATACCAGCA TGCTCTCCCCCTCAGAGCAGCGGCTCTTCTCATCATTATCTCTCCCTCCTTTACCGCAAGAGACCAACGCCAAAGATGCAGATtctaacacacaaacatttcaaaacCAAAGAGAATCTGAGGGGATTTCTCCTCAGGATGCAGGAGATATGGGAATACAGGATGCAAGATGGCTGTCTGAGGAGGAAACAAACATTCAGAATGGCAGCAATGCagaacaaacaacagtagaGAAATGTATTGACAACATTTCTGATGTGAACTTTGGAGAGGAGAATAATGACGGAGTTTCAGACACCTGCCGAGCTCCCCCTGCATCTGCTGAGAGTCCTGTAATGTCCAGCTCTATGATGGGCCCTCCACGGCAGAGAGTTGCACATAAATGCACTCAGTGTGGAAAGTGCTTCATTTACCGCTACGAACTTCTGGAGCATCAGAGGCTGCACACGGGAGAAAACCCTTACAAGTGCTCTCAGTGTGGAAAAGCCTTCAGGAGGACCTCTGACCTGTCAACTCACAGGAGGACGCAGTGCACAAAAGCAGCTTATATCTGCATCAAATGTGGGAATAGCTTTGAATCAATACAGGACAAATTTAGACACCAGTGTGTTCATAGCGTCCAAAAGTTTGACTGTTCTCAGTGCGGAAAAAGCTTTACGAAAATGCATCTGCTGAGTAAGCATGAGCTGACTCACACTAAGAACCGTGTCTTCACGTGCAGACAGTGTGGGGAGGTATACCCCACTATGAGTGAGCTGAGAACCCACCAGAAGATTCATCCTCCCGAGCTGTCTAATCAGTGCATGCAGTGTGGGAAAGTCTTCAGCTCTGTTGCCTGTTTGACAGCCCATGAGCTGCGCCACAGACAACAGAGAACACAGATTTGTGTGCGCTGTGGCAAAGCCTTCAAAAACAAGCATGACCTGAACCTTCACATGCGCAGTCACACAGGTGAGAGGCCGTTTCAGTGCACGTACTGTGGAAAACGTTTCTCTGTATCAGGAAACCTGAACATACACATAAGGACccacactggagagaaaccgTATCTGTGCTCCGACTGCGGCAAGGCTTTTGTTTCAGCCGGCGAGCTGCAGATACACAGACGAACCCATACTGGGGAAAAGCCATACAAGTGCACTGTATGTGGGCGGGGATTCACCATGGCGAGTAAAGTGACACTTCATATGCGTGTTCACACTGGAGAGCGCCCTTACATCTGTTCTGAATGTGGGAAAGGTTTTTCACGTGGCAGTGAATTAAAGAAACATAACATGAACCATACAGGGGTGAGACCCTACGCTTGTCAGCTGTGTGCAAAGACTTACACATGCCTCAATCACCTGAAGAGACACTTGAAAACTCACAGTGTAGTGCAGAACAAGACTGTCTAA
- the LOC125902254 gene encoding zinc finger protein ZFMSA12A-like isoform X1: MDVLLEHGYCRCPSPAYDQREANREGPLPLSSLKLLVPPLRMMSAVMWKVVRLRNIVHYGKVEEFVSLITEAIPDILTDRQMRLLTLGLRAKMMLQMLSSEQSEDLRDVKTCLNSLLPCSSKQAHAGNEALEANFVRLVQRLLEDPKGREHFLKNVFPVEYGSDFDTALETLVCEFFTRLEELLLIPDFKQTAVWISDTPSVLEEYMQCVSKTDDLKVLLRSKAHSDKMAKMDTSMPSPSEQRLFSSLSLLPSLREPKHAESNTQISYNKRDSEEVSLQDAEAANNAEQEAGEKCSDGASDTCRAPSASAESPVMSSSMIVPPRERVAHKCTQCGKCFIYRYQLLKHQRRHTGENPYKCSQCGKAFRTTSDLSTHRRTQCTKAAYICINCGDSFESIQDKFRHQCVHSVQKFDCSQCGKSFKKKCLLSKHELTHTKSRVFTCRQCGEVYPTMSELRTHQKIHPPELSNQCMQCGKVFSSVACLTAHELRHKRQRTQICVRCGKAFKDKHGLNLHMRSHTGERPFQCMFCVKRFSALGNLNIHIRTHTGEKPYLCSDCGKAFVSAGELQIHRRTHTGEKPYKCTVCGRGFTMASTLTIHMRIHTGERPYICSECGKGFSRGGELKKHAMKHTGLRPYACQLCAKTYTCLNHLKRHLKTHSVVQNKTV, from the exons ATGGACGTGCTATTAGAACATGGCTACTGTCGCTGCCCGAGCCCTGCTTATGACCAGCGAGAAGCAAACAGAG AGGGTCCGCTGCCTCTGTCCTCGCTGAAGCTCCTGGTTCCACCTCTGCGGATGATGTCGGCTGTGATGTGGAAGGTGGTTCGTCTGAGGAACATTGTGCATTATGGGAAAGTGGAGGAGTTTGTGTCTTTGATAACTGAAGCCATCCCTGACAtcttgacagacagacagatgagacTGCTCACTCTGGGCTTAAGAGCAAAG ATGATGTTACAGATGTTAAGCTCTGAACAGTCAGAGGATCTCAGAGATGTTAAAACATGCTTGAACAGCCTCCTGCCATGCAGCTCCAAACAG GCTcatgcaggaaatgaagctCTTGAGGCCAACTTTGTCAGACTTGTTCAAAGACTCCTGGAGGACCCGAAAGGGAGAGAGCACTTCCTGAAG AATGTGTTTCCTGTGGAGTATGGGTCTGACTTTGATACAGCTCTGGAGACACTGGTTTGTGAGTTCTTCACCAGACTAGAAGAGTTGCTGCTTATACCAGACTTTAAGCAG aCTGCAGTGTGGATCAGCGATACACCCTCTGTGCTGGAAGAGTACATGCAGTGTGTATCCAAAACAGATGACCTCAAAGTGCTGCTCAGAAGCAAAGCCCACAGTGATAAAATGGCCAAGATGGATACCAGCA TGCCCTCTCCCTCGGAGCAGCGACTCTTCTCATCGTTATCTCTCCTTCCTTCGCTGAGAGAGCCCAAACATGCAGAATCTAACACGCAAATATCTTACAACAAAAGAGACTCTGAGGAGGTTTCTCTTCAGGACGCAGAAGCAGCGAACAATGCAGAACAGGAAGCAGGAGAGAAATGCAGTGACGGAGCTTCAGACACCTGCCGAGCTCCCTCTGCGTCTGCTGAGAGTCCTGTAATGTCCAGCTCTATGATTGTTCCTCCGCGGGAGAGAGTTGCTCACAAATGCACTCAGTGTGGAAAGTGCTTCATTTACCGCTATCAACTCCTGAAACATCAGAGACGGCACACGGGAGAAAACCCTTACAAGTGCTCTCAGTGTGGAAAGGCCTTTAGGACGACCTCTGACCTGTCAACTCACAGGAGGACCCAGTGCACAAAAGCAGCTTATATCTGCATCAACTGTGGGGATAGCTTTGAATCAATACAGGACAAATTTAGACACCAGTGTGTTCATAGCGTCCAAAAGTTTGACTGTTCTCAGTGCGGAAAAAGCTTTAAGAAAAAGTGCTTGCTGAGTAAGCATGAGCTGACTCACACTAAGAGCCGTGTCTTCACGTGCAGACAGTGTGGGGAGGTATACCCCACTATGAGTGAGCTGAGAACCCACCAGAAGATTCATCCTCCCGAGCTGTCCAATCAGTGCATGCAGTGTGGGAAAGTCTTCAGCTCTGTTGCCTGTTTGACAGCCCATGAGCTGCGCCACAAGCGACAGAGAACACAGATTTGTGTGCGTTGTGGCAAAGCCTTCAAAGACAAACACGGCCTGAATCTTCACATGCGCAGTCACACAGGCGAGAGGCCGTTTCAGTGCATGTTCTGCGTGAAACGTTTCTCTGCATTAGGAAACCTGAACATACACATAAGGACccacactggagagaaaccgTATCTGTGCTCCGACTGCGGCAAGGCTTTTGTTTCAGCCGGCGAGCTGCAGATACACAGACGAACCCATACTGGGGAAAAGCCATACAAGTGCACTGTATGTGGGCGGGGATTCACCATGGCGAGCACACTGACAATTCATATGCGCATTCACACTGGAGAGCGCCCTTACATCTGTTCTGAATGTGGGAAAGGTTTTTCACGTGGTGGAGAATTAAAGAAACATGCTATGAAGCACACAGGTTTGAGACCCTACGCTTGTCAGCTGTGTGCAAAGACTTACACATGCCTCAATCACCTGAAGAGACACTTGAAAACTCACAGTGTAGTGCAAAACAAGACTGTCTAA
- the LOC125902254 gene encoding zinc finger protein ZFMSA12A-like isoform X2, which translates to MEGPLPLSSLKLLVPPLRMMSAVMWKVVRLRNIVHYGKVEEFVSLITEAIPDILTDRQMRLLTLGLRAKMMLQMLSSEQSEDLRDVKTCLNSLLPCSSKQAHAGNEALEANFVRLVQRLLEDPKGREHFLKNVFPVEYGSDFDTALETLVCEFFTRLEELLLIPDFKQTAVWISDTPSVLEEYMQCVSKTDDLKVLLRSKAHSDKMAKMDTSMPSPSEQRLFSSLSLLPSLREPKHAESNTQISYNKRDSEEVSLQDAEAANNAEQEAGEKCSDGASDTCRAPSASAESPVMSSSMIVPPRERVAHKCTQCGKCFIYRYQLLKHQRRHTGENPYKCSQCGKAFRTTSDLSTHRRTQCTKAAYICINCGDSFESIQDKFRHQCVHSVQKFDCSQCGKSFKKKCLLSKHELTHTKSRVFTCRQCGEVYPTMSELRTHQKIHPPELSNQCMQCGKVFSSVACLTAHELRHKRQRTQICVRCGKAFKDKHGLNLHMRSHTGERPFQCMFCVKRFSALGNLNIHIRTHTGEKPYLCSDCGKAFVSAGELQIHRRTHTGEKPYKCTVCGRGFTMASTLTIHMRIHTGERPYICSECGKGFSRGGELKKHAMKHTGLRPYACQLCAKTYTCLNHLKRHLKTHSVVQNKTV; encoded by the exons ATGG AGGGTCCGCTGCCTCTGTCCTCGCTGAAGCTCCTGGTTCCACCTCTGCGGATGATGTCGGCTGTGATGTGGAAGGTGGTTCGTCTGAGGAACATTGTGCATTATGGGAAAGTGGAGGAGTTTGTGTCTTTGATAACTGAAGCCATCCCTGACAtcttgacagacagacagatgagacTGCTCACTCTGGGCTTAAGAGCAAAG ATGATGTTACAGATGTTAAGCTCTGAACAGTCAGAGGATCTCAGAGATGTTAAAACATGCTTGAACAGCCTCCTGCCATGCAGCTCCAAACAG GCTcatgcaggaaatgaagctCTTGAGGCCAACTTTGTCAGACTTGTTCAAAGACTCCTGGAGGACCCGAAAGGGAGAGAGCACTTCCTGAAG AATGTGTTTCCTGTGGAGTATGGGTCTGACTTTGATACAGCTCTGGAGACACTGGTTTGTGAGTTCTTCACCAGACTAGAAGAGTTGCTGCTTATACCAGACTTTAAGCAG aCTGCAGTGTGGATCAGCGATACACCCTCTGTGCTGGAAGAGTACATGCAGTGTGTATCCAAAACAGATGACCTCAAAGTGCTGCTCAGAAGCAAAGCCCACAGTGATAAAATGGCCAAGATGGATACCAGCA TGCCCTCTCCCTCGGAGCAGCGACTCTTCTCATCGTTATCTCTCCTTCCTTCGCTGAGAGAGCCCAAACATGCAGAATCTAACACGCAAATATCTTACAACAAAAGAGACTCTGAGGAGGTTTCTCTTCAGGACGCAGAAGCAGCGAACAATGCAGAACAGGAAGCAGGAGAGAAATGCAGTGACGGAGCTTCAGACACCTGCCGAGCTCCCTCTGCGTCTGCTGAGAGTCCTGTAATGTCCAGCTCTATGATTGTTCCTCCGCGGGAGAGAGTTGCTCACAAATGCACTCAGTGTGGAAAGTGCTTCATTTACCGCTATCAACTCCTGAAACATCAGAGACGGCACACGGGAGAAAACCCTTACAAGTGCTCTCAGTGTGGAAAGGCCTTTAGGACGACCTCTGACCTGTCAACTCACAGGAGGACCCAGTGCACAAAAGCAGCTTATATCTGCATCAACTGTGGGGATAGCTTTGAATCAATACAGGACAAATTTAGACACCAGTGTGTTCATAGCGTCCAAAAGTTTGACTGTTCTCAGTGCGGAAAAAGCTTTAAGAAAAAGTGCTTGCTGAGTAAGCATGAGCTGACTCACACTAAGAGCCGTGTCTTCACGTGCAGACAGTGTGGGGAGGTATACCCCACTATGAGTGAGCTGAGAACCCACCAGAAGATTCATCCTCCCGAGCTGTCCAATCAGTGCATGCAGTGTGGGAAAGTCTTCAGCTCTGTTGCCTGTTTGACAGCCCATGAGCTGCGCCACAAGCGACAGAGAACACAGATTTGTGTGCGTTGTGGCAAAGCCTTCAAAGACAAACACGGCCTGAATCTTCACATGCGCAGTCACACAGGCGAGAGGCCGTTTCAGTGCATGTTCTGCGTGAAACGTTTCTCTGCATTAGGAAACCTGAACATACACATAAGGACccacactggagagaaaccgTATCTGTGCTCCGACTGCGGCAAGGCTTTTGTTTCAGCCGGCGAGCTGCAGATACACAGACGAACCCATACTGGGGAAAAGCCATACAAGTGCACTGTATGTGGGCGGGGATTCACCATGGCGAGCACACTGACAATTCATATGCGCATTCACACTGGAGAGCGCCCTTACATCTGTTCTGAATGTGGGAAAGGTTTTTCACGTGGTGGAGAATTAAAGAAACATGCTATGAAGCACACAGGTTTGAGACCCTACGCTTGTCAGCTGTGTGCAAAGACTTACACATGCCTCAATCACCTGAAGAGACACTTGAAAACTCACAGTGTAGTGCAAAACAAGACTGTCTAA
- the LOC125902251 gene encoding zinc finger protein 665-like translates to MNDTEFSVPLSSLALLVPPLRLMSAVMWEVVRQRNIKHYGKLEEFVSMVTDAVPELMSKREGRLLSLGLRARTTLELLRSEHPEDLKAVESHLSRIRSSCIEETSDAVIEAPEANFMKLVQGLIEDTDGREHFLKNVFPVEYGPDFDTALETLVCEFFSRLEELLPIPDFKQTASWISAAPSVLEEYMQCVSNGEDLKFLLQSKQCHGKLAKSSVAPFQSDDLLIPSLSLPPSLEVAIASHPSACDDENNDVPQIVMFDEELSTNPSTSADFPESPKRTDNIPSSPRRRQQSGLHKCPECDKCFKHHSVLIEHQRVHSGLQPYNCSECGRAFRTATLLAGHRLRKCKNAAYLCIKCGNSFPTSLDKFRHHCPKRGRNYDCGHCGKSFQKSSSLKEHVLTHVQSRLFKCSHCGVGFSGIGDLKYHQQVDHDKPYQCKQCGKSFISSKCLTKHQQRHEEVGEMETAKLMSGGKHRKSGSTHRISSASRKTSVKAVYPRGRVTHNCPLCGRSFKYRFEFLEHQRFHTAVKPYKCSQCGKAFRTEAHLSRHRKRKCKNASHICTKCGCQFRSLHERVRHQCVQLLTKYECSHCGKTFKMAHLLRNHQMSEHQLPYSPNHRFRCRYCDETFPGISELKYHQRVDHEKPYQCQECGKCFLSEKCLANHELRHNDDRPESCLVCGRGFRNRYDLKQHMRTHTGERPYQCTHCSQCFSTAGGLRSHTRVHTGEKPHVCPDCGKAFSQMGAMRTHRLTHTGERPFKCTVCGKGFTMAHKVTVHMRVHTGERPYVCSQCGKAFSDGSVLKQHMLNHSGVRPYHCQLCPKTYTCLNHLRRHLKSHSNMN, encoded by the exons ATGAACGACACGG AATTCAGcgtccctctgtcctcactgGCACTCCTGGTCCCACCACTTCGGCTgatgtcagcagtgatgtgggaAGTGGTTCGCCAGCGGAACATAAAGCACTATGGGAAACTGGAGGAGTTTGTGTCCATGGTAACAGATGCAGTTCCTGAACTGATGAGTAAAAGAGAAGGGAGGCTGCTCTCACTGGGCCTGAGAGCAAGG ACAACTCTGGAGCTGCTGCGTTCCGAACACCCGGAAGATCTCAAGGCTGTTGAAAGCCACCTCAGCAGAATCCGATCTTCTTGCATTGAGGAG ACCAGTGATGCTGTAATTGAGGCACCAGAGGCGAACTTTATGAAGCTGGTTCAAGGCCTCATTGAAGACACTGATGGCAGAGAACACTTCCTCAAG AATGTGTTTCCAGTGGAGTACGGCCCTGACTTTGACACGGCACTGGAGACTTTGGTTTGTGAATTCTTcagcagactggaggagctgctgcCAATACCGGACTTCAAACAG aCCGCATCCTGGATCAGTGCTGCCCCCTCTGTGCTGGAGGAGTATATGCAGTGTGTCTCAAATGGAGAGGACCTTAAATTTCTTCTCCAGAGCAAACAGTGCCACGGGAAACTGGCTAAAAGTAGTGTTG CTCCGTTTCAGTCAGATGATCTTCTcattccctctctgtctcttcccccATCGCTGGAAGTGGCCATCGCTTCCCACCCGAGTGCTTGTGACGATGAAAATAATGACGTTCCTCAGATCGTCATGTTCGATGAAGAACTGTCGACAAACCCTTCCACTTCAGCAGATTTTCCCGAGTCACCGAAAAGGACTGATAATATACCGTCATCTCCTCGCAGGAGACAGCAGTCAGGGCTGCATAAATGCCCCGAGTGTGACAAATGCTTCAAGCATCACTCTGTCCTCATCGAGCACCAGAGAGTCCACAGCGGGCTGCAGCCTTACAACTGCTCCGAATGTGGGCGGGCTTTCAGAACAGCCACTCTGCTGGCCGGTCACAGGCTGCGCAAATGCAAAAATGCTGCATATTTGTGCATTAAATGTGGGAACAGTTTTCCAACCTCACTGGACAAATTCAGACACCACTGCCCAAAACGGGGCCGCAACTACGACTGTGGGCACTGCGGGAAGAGTTTTCAGAAGTCAAGCAGCTTAAAGGAACACGTGCTGACTCATGTCCAAAGCCGCCTTTTCAAGTGCAGTCATTGTGGGGTGGGTTTTTCAGGAATCGGTGACTTGAAGTATCATCAGCAGGTAGATCATGACAAGCCTTATCAGTGTAAGCAGTGTGGAAAGAGCTTTATCTCCTCCAAGTGTCTGACCAAACATCAACAGCGACATGAAGAGGTCGGCGAAATGGAGACCGCCAAATTAATGAGTGGAGGTAAACATAGGAAGAGTGGCTCCACTCATCGGATTTCCTCGGCATCCAGGAAAACATCTGTCAAAGCCGTCTACCCTCGAGGACGAGTCACACATAATTGTCCACTGTGTGGAAGGAGCTTTAAATATCGGTTTGAATTTCTGGAGCACCAAAGGTTCCACACTGCAGTGAAGCCTTACAAATGCTCTCAGTGTGGAAAAGCCTTCCGCACTGAAGCTCACCTCTCCAGGCACAGGAAGAGAAAGTGTAAAAACGCCTCCCACATTTGCACCAAGTGTGGGTGTCAGTTCAGGTCTCTGCACGAGCGGGTCAGACATCAGTGTGTCCAGCTGCTGACAAAATATGAGTGTTCTCATTGTGGAAAGACCTTCAAGATGGCCCACCTGCTGAGGAACCATCAGATGAGTGAGCACCAGCTCCCCTACAGCCCCAACCACCGCTTCAGGTGCAGATACTGTGACGAGACTTTCCCCGGCATCAGTGAGCTGAAGTATCATCAGAGAGTGGACCATGAGAAACCCTACCAGTGTCAGGAGTGTGGCAAGTGTTTCCTGTCTGAAAAATGCCTGGCCAACCACGAGCTGCGCCATAATGATGACAGACCAGAGAGCTGTCTTGTCTGTGGCCGTGGCTTCAGAAACCGCTACGACCTGAAGCAGCACATGCGCACTCATACCGGAGAGCGGCCTTACCAGTGCACTCACTGTTCACAGTGTTTCTCCACAGCAGGAGGACTGAGGAGTCACACCAGGGTCCACACCGGCGAGAAGCCGCATGTTTGCCCAGACTGTGGTAAAGCGTTCTCCCAGATGGGTGCAATGCGCACCCACAGGCTCACCCACACTGGAGAAAGGCCTTTCAAGTGCACAGTGTGTGGCAAAGGATTCACAATGGCGCACAAGGTGACAGTTCACATGCGTGTGCATACAGGAGAGCGGCCGTACGTGTGTTCTCAGTGTGGGAAGGCCTTCTCAGATGGAAGTGTGCTGAAGCAGCACATGCTGAACCACTCAGGTGTGAGACCATACCACTGCCAGCTCTGTCCCAAGACCTACACCTGTCTGAACCACCTGAGGAGGCACCTGAAGAGCCACTCTAACATGAACTGA